A segment of the Syntrophus gentianae genome:
AGGAATAGAGATCCCAAAGCATGGCACAGACAACTTCTACAAGTTCGTCGGGGGGATCAGTGTACCCGAAGACACCATGGGCTACCCGCTGCTCAAGGGCTTGAATGACGGCATCGGGAGAGCGGAAATCCATATCCGCTACCCAGAGGGGCAAAATATCCCGTCCCTTGTATTTGTCCCATTTTTCCGAAAAAGTTCCCCGGCGGTCGACAGGGGTGTCGAAATCCGGTTTCTCTATGGAAACTTCTCTTTTGTTCATGGCTGAGATGTCCCCGGTTTGGAATATTCGGCCTCGACGGAAATGGATATCCCCCCGCGGACCCCGAAGTTTGCCGTTACTTTGCACCAGCGGGGCGAAAGCGCGGCGACCAGATCCTCCAGGATGACATTGGTGACATGTTCGTGAAAAATGCCTTCATTGCGGTAGGACCAGAGGTAGAGCTTCAGGGATTTGGATTCGAGAATGGAGGCATCCGGGATGTATTGGATCTTGAGATCGGCGAAGTCCGGCTGACCTGTCATGGGGCAGACACAGGTAAATTCGGTCGTTTCCAGAGTAACGACATAGTTCCGGCCGGGGTGACGGTTAGGAAAGGTTTCCAGCTTCTTGGACGGTTTTGCCTCCCGACCGAGCAGGGTCAGTTTGCTGAGGTCTTCCGGTTGCGTCGAATTCTGCATTTTTTATCTTTTCTCCTGAAAAAAAATCAAAATAGGTATGTAATCTAAACAATTTTTTCTTTTCCTTCAACAGGTTTCCTTTTAAATAGGAGGGGCTGTTAACTGGCATTCGAAAAATCGATACTGACGTTTGGTCCAGTAGAGGATAAAGAGAAAGGCGAGTGCATTGGCAAGGGGCTGGGCCATCCAGACGCCGTTGATGCCGAACTGGGACGGGAGAAAAAGCAAAAGGGGGATCAGGACAAAGGTTTCGCGGGCGACCAGAAGGAACATGGCTGTGTTTCCCCGTCCGAGACCGATGAACATGTTGATCCACATCAG
Coding sequences within it:
- the queF gene encoding preQ(1) synthase, translated to MQNSTQPEDLSKLTLLGREAKPSKKLETFPNRHPGRNYVVTLETTEFTCVCPMTGQPDFADLKIQYIPDASILESKSLKLYLWSYRNEGIFHEHVTNVILEDLVAALSPRWCKVTANFGVRGGISISVEAEYSKPGTSQP